One Scyliorhinus canicula chromosome 9, sScyCan1.1, whole genome shotgun sequence DNA segment encodes these proteins:
- the klhl36 gene encoding kelch-like protein 36 has translation MEGTKQSRVSRPHKISESSKVYRWADHSSDILQGLNEQRQRGLFCDIVLVADEQKVSAHRNLLAVYSDYFNSMFTIGMREAYQEEVELVGASYIGLKAVIDFLYSSELPLDGGNIDYVLETAHLLQIWKVVDFCCEYLENEVSEENYLYLQELASIYDLERLDCYIDSFILHDFGTLSFTPEFLQNISVQKLCLYLESNNVQHECEHDLLQAALQWLTQSPERVQDALNVLRNIHFPLIPKSDLLHRVKPAVYSLLPKEANCEIFLEEALYYHNNIAKQPILQNKRSSLRSGIERLLFVGGEVSERGEELSDDMCFFDAAKGQWFSETMLPARRSHHCVTVFGGFIFMAGGSSSRDNGGDAASNILYRYDPRCNQWFKVAPMNQRRVDFYLDSFANFLIAVGGRNENGALSSVEIYDPNNDSWAYVAGLPRFTYGHAGSIYKELVYISGGHDYQIGPYRKNLLCYDYRTDVWEEKRPMITARGWHCMCTLQDHIYAVGGSDDHIESMERFDILSVECYKPQYNQWTRVSPLLQANSESGVAVLNGKIYILGGYSWENTVFSKSVQIYNRVENKWHRDPDLPKLIAGVSACSCVLKPRSPEKKLKIKHQDCGS, from the exons GTATACAGGTGGGCGGATCATTCTAGTGACATCCTTCAGGGGCTAAATGAGCAGAGACAGAGGGGACTGTTCTGTGATATCGTGCTTGTGGCAGATGAGCAGAAAGTATCAGCCCACAGGAACCTTTTGGCTGTTTACAGTGACTATTTTAATTCTATGTTTACAATTGGAATGAGGGAAGCTTATCAGGAAGAAGTTGAGTTGGTTGGAGCCTCCTACATAGGTCTGAAAGCTGTGATTGACTTTCTGTACAGCAGCGAGCTCCCTTTAGATGGTGGCAATATTGACTATGTGCTGGAAACTGCGCATCTACTACAAATTTGGAAAGTGGTAGATTTTTGTTGCGAGTACCTGGAGAACGAAGTTAGTGAAGAAAACTACCTATATCTTCAAGAACTGGCCTCAATTTATGACCTGGAACGATTGGACTGTTACATTGATAGTTTTATTCTGCATGACTTTGGTACCCTTTCCTTCACTCCAGAATTTTTACAGAACATCTCTGTGCAAAAACTTTGTCTTTATTTGGAAAGCAACAATGTACAACATGAATGTGAACATGATTTGCTGCAGGCTGCACTGCAGTGGCTGACACAGAGCCCAGAGAGAGTGCAGGATGCACTCAATGTCCTTAGAAACATTCATTTCCCACTTATACCTAAAAGTGATCTGTTACATCGAGTTAAACCAGCAGTGTATTCTTTACTTCCCAAAGAAGCAAATTGTGAAATCTTCTTGGAAGAAGCGCTATATTATCACAATAACATCGCAAAACAACCAATACTTCAGAACAAACGTTCCTCCCTCCGCTCAGGCATTGAAAGACTTTTATTTGTTGGTGGGGAAGTATCAGAACGCGGAGAAGAGCTAAGTGATGATATGTGCTTCTTTGATGCGGCAAAAGGGCAATGGTTTTCTGAAACAATGCTGCCTGCAAGGCGGAGCCACCACTGTGTAACTGTGTTTGGAGGATTTATCTTTATGGCAGGCGGAAGCTCATCTCGAGACAATGGAGGTGACGCAGCTTCAAACATCCTTTATAGATATGATCCTAGATGTAATCAATGGTTCAAG GTTGCTCCCATGAATCAGAGACGAGTGGATTTTTACTTGGATTCCTTTGCAAACTTTCTGATAGCTGTTGGAGGAAGGAATGAAAATGGTGCTTTATCCTCTGTTGAAATTTATGATCCCAATAATGATTCCTGGGCTTATGTTGCTGGTTTACCAAG GTTTACATATGGCCATGCTGGTTCAATATATAAAGAATTAGTGTACATCTCAGGAGGTCACGATTACCAAATTGGACCCTACAGAAAGAATCTTCTTTGCTATGACTATCGAACTGATGTTTGGGAAGAAAAAAGGCCAATGATAACTGCTCGAGGATGGCACTGCATGTGCACACTACAGGATCATATCTATGCTGTAGGTGGCAGTGATGATCATATTGAGTCTATGGAGAGATTTGATATTTTAAGTGTGGAATGTTACAAACCACAGTATAACCAATGGACCCGAGTTTCCCCTCTCCTGCAGGCCAACAGTGAGTCAGGAGTAGCAGTTCTGAATGGAAAAATTTACATTCTTGGTGGCTACAGCTGGGAGAATACAGTGTTTTCAAAATCCGTACAGATATATAACAGAGTTGAGAATAAGTGGCACCGTGACCCAGACCTCCCAAAACTAATTGCAGGAGTGTCAGCTTGTAGCTGTGTGTTAAAGCCTCGCTCTCCTGAGAAGAAGCTCAAGATTAAACACCAGGACTGCGGTAGCTAA